A single region of the Chryseobacterium culicis genome encodes:
- a CDS encoding glycogen synthase, translated as MVVYHLSTECYPVAKVGGLADVVGALPKYQNKIKGIEAKVVMPYYNKPFVHDHEFDVIFDGFIHQGTNMLQVQVLKEKTNVLGFELYMVRVPGLLDRDNPYGYQDESFQFMAFQHGVLHWLCAMEIRPDVLHCHDYHTGLVPFMVENCSEFRFLKGVKTIGTIHNGEYQGMMSWGMANYMPSFDHYKWGLMDWNGFMNPLASMIKCADAFTTVSEGYLEELFISFRGLESLVRQEFGKAYGIINGIDTEVWNPETDPMLDFNFNRKNAVAQKKKNKEKLCKEYGLKPELPLFAFIGRFATEKGADLLPDVVWRSIKQSYGALNIMILGSGNTYIENKLKEYDYTYTNFALDLGYKEHLSHKIYASADFLLIPSRVEPCGLNQMYSMRYGTVPVVRYTGGLRDTVEDISTGGAGLNFTYPGVDDVVHAMNRAMAIYNQKGVMEDLIHANMNFDFAWEKSAEKYIALYNS; from the coding sequence ATGGTTGTTTATCATTTAAGTACAGAATGTTATCCTGTAGCAAAAGTAGGTGGCCTGGCAGATGTAGTCGGAGCATTACCAAAGTATCAGAATAAAATAAAAGGAATAGAGGCAAAAGTAGTGATGCCTTATTACAATAAACCCTTTGTTCATGATCACGAATTCGATGTGATTTTTGATGGGTTTATTCATCAGGGTACGAATATGCTGCAGGTTCAGGTGTTGAAAGAAAAGACCAATGTTTTGGGATTTGAACTGTATATGGTAAGAGTTCCCGGGTTATTAGACCGGGATAATCCTTACGGTTATCAGGATGAAAGCTTCCAGTTTATGGCTTTTCAGCATGGAGTGCTCCATTGGTTGTGTGCGATGGAGATTCGTCCGGATGTACTGCACTGTCATGATTATCATACAGGATTAGTGCCTTTTATGGTAGAAAACTGTTCAGAATTCAGATTCTTAAAAGGCGTAAAAACAATAGGAACCATTCATAACGGAGAATATCAGGGAATGATGAGCTGGGGAATGGCCAATTATATGCCTTCTTTTGATCATTACAAATGGGGACTGATGGATTGGAATGGATTCATGAATCCTCTGGCAAGTATGATTAAATGTGCCGATGCTTTTACCACCGTTTCCGAAGGCTATCTTGAAGAACTTTTCATCAGCTTCCGCGGACTGGAAAGTCTGGTTCGTCAGGAATTCGGAAAAGCATATGGAATTATCAACGGTATTGATACTGAAGTCTGGAATCCGGAAACCGATCCGATGTTGGATTTTAATTTTAACCGTAAAAACGCTGTTGCTCAGAAGAAAAAAAATAAAGAAAAACTTTGTAAGGAATATGGATTGAAACCCGAACTTCCTTTATTTGCTTTTATCGGAAGATTTGCCACAGAAAAAGGAGCAGACCTGCTGCCGGATGTCGTATGGCGAAGTATAAAACAGAGCTATGGAGCTTTAAATATAATGATCCTCGGCTCAGGAAATACGTATATTGAAAATAAACTGAAAGAATACGACTATACGTATACCAATTTTGCCCTGGATCTGGGATATAAAGAACATCTCTCCCATAAGATATATGCCTCGGCAGACTTTCTTCTGATACCTTCCAGAGTGGAACCTTGCGGGCTGAATCAAATGTATTCCATGAGATATGGAACCGTTCCTGTGGTAAGATATACAGGAGGACTCAGAGATACTGTGGAAGATATTTCAACGGGAGGAGCGGGACTTAATTTTACATATCCTGGTGTAGATGATGTTGTACATGCGATGAACAGGGCAATGGCGATTTATAATCAAAAAGGAGTCATGGAAGATCTTATTCATGCCAACATGAATTTTGATTTTGCATGGGAGAAATCTGCAGAAAAATACATAGCTTTATATAATAGCTGA
- a CDS encoding alpha/beta hydrolase-fold protein yields the protein MPHIEHTEYYSNILGTSLKVEVTGHYGHPVIMFPTSQGQYTQNHDFHLNGSINWFIEQGKVKLYNVQTIDSWSFYDDKISPQQRIRNYERYVQFLIKEFVPYIQKLHKTHRVAVAGASFGGYHAANFAFRFPDVVSHLFCLSGAFTIRNFMEGYSDDLVYFNCPREFIRNDEAWKYKHMHIVLSTSDQDICKDKNIEMAEILRVKGIEFWYDERKWIGHDWPLWRMVFPTFIGAFFS from the coding sequence ATGCCTCACATAGAACATACAGAGTATTATTCAAATATATTGGGAACAAGTCTCAAGGTAGAAGTGACCGGGCATTACGGCCATCCTGTCATTATGTTTCCTACTTCCCAGGGACAATATACCCAGAATCATGATTTTCATCTTAACGGAAGTATCAACTGGTTTATAGAACAGGGAAAAGTAAAACTTTACAATGTACAGACCATCGACAGCTGGAGTTTTTATGATGATAAGATATCTCCTCAGCAAAGGATCAGAAACTATGAACGATATGTACAGTTTCTGATCAAGGAATTCGTTCCTTATATACAAAAGCTTCACAAGACTCATCGTGTAGCTGTTGCAGGAGCTAGTTTTGGAGGGTATCATGCCGCCAATTTTGCTTTCAGGTTTCCTGATGTGGTTTCCCATCTGTTTTGCCTTTCAGGAGCATTCACTATAAGAAACTTTATGGAGGGTTATTCTGATGATCTGGTCTACTTCAACTGTCCAAGAGAGTTTATAAGAAACGACGAAGCCTGGAAATACAAGCATATGCATATAGTACTGAGCACTTCTGATCAGGATATATGCAAAGATAAAAATATTGAAATGGCTGAAATCCTGAGAGTAAAAGGCATAGAATTCTGGTATGATGAAAGAAAATGGATCGGTCACGACTGGCCATTATGGAGAATGGTCTTCCCTACATTTATAGGAGCATTTTTCTCTTAA
- a CDS encoding type 1 glutamine amidotransferase: protein MKDIRIALLDMNNNHVNQGFRNIKEISESFQQNSEENVVIKTFDVRFKDEMPEIGDFDIFISSGGPGNPHREGLAWEDRFASFLDAVLEHNKYNEDKKYLFLICHSFQLASIHWNLGNICKRKSYSFGVMPVHKTDEGRDEFLFKNLQDPFYAVDSRAYQFIEPDHQRFEELGMTIMAIEKFRPHINLERAVMAVRFSEEIFGTQFHPEANPESLIENLKDEKNREAMIENFGMEKYLETMDRIDDEDKIILTRHQILPRFLQFAKKNILKEAETLV from the coding sequence ATGAAAGATATTCGAATTGCTCTGCTGGACATGAACAATAATCATGTGAACCAAGGCTTTAGAAACATTAAAGAAATTTCTGAATCTTTTCAGCAGAACTCTGAAGAAAATGTTGTGATCAAAACATTTGATGTAAGATTTAAAGATGAAATGCCGGAGATCGGAGATTTTGACATTTTCATTTCTTCAGGCGGACCTGGAAATCCTCATCGGGAAGGTCTTGCCTGGGAAGACAGATTTGCTTCTTTTTTAGATGCTGTTCTTGAGCATAACAAATACAATGAAGATAAAAAATATCTTTTCCTGATCTGCCATTCATTCCAGCTGGCAAGTATTCACTGGAATCTGGGCAATATCTGCAAAAGAAAGTCTTATTCTTTCGGAGTAATGCCTGTTCACAAAACCGATGAAGGCAGAGATGAGTTTTTATTCAAAAATCTTCAGGATCCTTTTTATGCCGTAGATTCCAGAGCATATCAGTTTATTGAACCGGATCATCAGCGTTTCGAAGAGCTTGGAATGACCATCATGGCGATTGAAAAATTCAGACCTCATATCAATCTTGAAAGAGCTGTAATGGCTGTTCGTTTTTCGGAAGAGATATTCGGAACACAGTTTCACCCCGAAGCCAATCCTGAATCTTTGATTGAAAATCTGAAGGATGAAAAAAACAGAGAAGCCATGATTGAAAACTTCGGAATGGAAAAATATCTTGAAACCATGGACAGAATAGATGATGAAGACAAAATCATTCTGACCAGACATCAAATTCTTCCGAGATTTCTCCAGTTTGCAAAAAAAAACATTTTGAAAGAAGCTGAAACTTTGGTTTAA
- the glgB gene encoding 1,4-alpha-glucan branching protein GlgB, translating into MNSVKTYTLFTDHDVYLFKEGRHYKLYGKFGAHSAEKDGVKGVYFSVWAPNAKKVSVIGNFNNWNHKDHILFPRWDESGIWEGFIEGLTWGTLYKYAIETEGGEILEKSDPYALSWEQNIQAASLVSTTWYEWKDQEWMNSRWERNRVDAPISVYELHLGSWVRDGDYPDRFLNYRDIAKKLVPYIKEMGFTHVEFMPVMEYPYEPSWGYQITGFYAATSRFGSPQDLMFLIDELHNNEIGVILDWVPSHFPGDANGLHRFDGSYLYEHEDPRKGFHPDWKSHIFNYGRNEVKSFLISNAMFWLARYHADGLRVDAVTSMLHLDYSRNEGEWEPNIYGTNVNLEAKAFLQEFNTAVYKEFGNNIMTIAEESSDFPMLTKPVHDGGVGFGMKWMMGWMHDTLDYFKEDFPNRKFHHHKLTFASMYMYNENYMMPLSHDEVVHGKASLIYKMKGDEWQKFANLRALYVYMYTHPGAKLLFMGDEFGQTSEWNFTRSLDWHLLKYPVHKGMQEIVKELNHLYRSETAFYENQFDKHGFEWVEADDLENSVYVYLRKGKKRDDVMMVALNLAPKVLDYKIGIPAGTHWEVILSSDDEIFSGSGVEPEILEEKYEEWRGHPKTMTVKLPPLAGIILRQKKDKKYKLHRIKHKR; encoded by the coding sequence ATGAATTCTGTTAAGACCTACACGCTTTTTACCGATCATGATGTATATCTTTTCAAAGAAGGTAGGCATTATAAGCTGTATGGTAAATTTGGGGCACATTCTGCAGAAAAAGATGGCGTAAAGGGAGTGTATTTTTCAGTTTGGGCACCCAATGCAAAAAAAGTTTCCGTGATCGGAAATTTTAATAACTGGAATCATAAAGATCATATTTTGTTTCCCCGATGGGACGAGTCAGGGATTTGGGAAGGGTTTATTGAAGGATTAACCTGGGGAACATTATACAAATATGCTATTGAAACAGAAGGAGGAGAAATTCTGGAAAAAAGTGATCCCTATGCATTGAGCTGGGAACAAAATATTCAGGCAGCTTCTCTGGTTTCCACTACTTGGTATGAATGGAAGGATCAGGAATGGATGAACTCCCGTTGGGAAAGAAACAGGGTGGATGCTCCTATATCCGTATATGAACTGCACCTTGGTTCATGGGTCAGAGACGGTGATTATCCTGACCGTTTTCTGAACTACCGGGACATTGCTAAAAAGCTGGTGCCTTATATAAAAGAAATGGGATTTACCCATGTAGAATTTATGCCCGTAATGGAGTATCCTTACGAGCCAAGCTGGGGATATCAGATTACAGGATTTTATGCAGCAACTTCGCGCTTTGGTTCTCCACAGGATCTCATGTTTCTCATTGATGAGCTTCATAACAATGAAATAGGTGTTATTCTGGATTGGGTTCCGTCCCATTTTCCGGGAGATGCTAATGGGCTTCACCGCTTTGACGGATCATACCTTTATGAACACGAAGATCCGAGAAAAGGGTTTCATCCCGATTGGAAGTCACATATTTTCAATTACGGAAGAAACGAAGTCAAATCTTTTCTGATTTCAAATGCTATGTTCTGGCTGGCTCGTTATCATGCAGACGGATTACGCGTGGATGCGGTAACCTCAATGCTTCATTTAGATTATTCAAGAAATGAAGGCGAATGGGAGCCTAATATATATGGGACTAATGTAAATCTGGAAGCAAAAGCCTTTCTGCAGGAGTTTAATACAGCAGTTTACAAAGAATTTGGAAATAATATCATGACTATCGCAGAAGAAAGTTCAGATTTTCCTATGCTTACAAAACCTGTTCATGATGGCGGTGTAGGATTTGGAATGAAATGGATGATGGGCTGGATGCATGATACACTGGATTATTTCAAGGAAGACTTTCCAAACCGTAAATTCCATCACCATAAACTGACATTTGCTTCTATGTATATGTATAATGAAAATTATATGATGCCTTTGTCACACGATGAAGTCGTACACGGAAAAGCAAGCCTGATCTATAAAATGAAAGGCGATGAATGGCAGAAATTTGCCAATCTGCGTGCCTTGTATGTATATATGTATACCCATCCCGGAGCCAAGCTGCTTTTTATGGGGGATGAATTCGGGCAGACCAGTGAGTGGAATTTTACCAGAAGCCTCGACTGGCATTTATTAAAATATCCTGTTCATAAAGGAATGCAGGAGATTGTTAAAGAACTTAATCACCTGTACAGGTCAGAAACGGCCTTTTATGAAAATCAGTTTGATAAGCATGGTTTTGAATGGGTGGAAGCAGACGATCTCGAAAACTCAGTATATGTATACTTAAGGAAAGGTAAAAAGAGAGATGATGTGATGATGGTTGCTTTAAACCTTGCCCCAAAAGTATTGGATTATAAAATCGGGATTCCTGCAGGCACACACTGGGAAGTTATTTTAAGTTCCGATGATGAAATATTTAGCGGAAGCGGAGTAGAACCTGAAATATTGGAAGAGAAATATGAAGAATGGAGAGGGCATCCGAAGACAATGACGGTGAAGTTACCTCCATTGGCAGGAATTATTTTACGGCAGAAGAAAGATAAAAAGTATAAATTACATAGAATTAAACACAAGAGATAA
- a CDS encoding leucyl aminopeptidase family protein, with protein MKLINKKNKSYTQIFHLFTEEEWTKTSKNFNKNISTFFTGKKYEVFVNAHEEGITYFIGLGKSTLQNFEIQQVAAKFSQTQKEKLQTVPTLTLADFLNEKQFEEFVKGLLIGTYNYPFDKKHAFWNAKFELHFENLSQKKLDHISQKAEALVNGQTACQDWLNKPANLKKPDILSAYLKNLAKKHELKYTAFNRKKCEELGLGAYLSVNQGSAYDAAFTILEYKTTVKNAKTFGLVGKCILFDTGGISIKSSANLHYMKSDMGGATAVLGTLIYAAEMKLPVNIIAVLPITDNAVSEKALLPSDVITAYNGKTIEVLDTDAEGRLILADGLSYLSKNYKTDFLIDLATLTGSSVRMFGDTCAAMFSNNEELKNNLIKTGDQTNQRVWNLPLWNVWKDDIQSDVADMKNISLKPVGDCIIAAKFLEQFIEDHPKWAHLDIAGVAFGSVGYAKEKAATGFGVQLLVDLIENYH; from the coding sequence ATGAAACTAATCAATAAAAAAAACAAAAGTTACACTCAGATTTTTCACTTATTTACAGAAGAAGAGTGGACGAAAACGAGTAAAAATTTCAATAAAAATATTTCCACTTTTTTCACAGGAAAGAAGTATGAAGTCTTTGTGAATGCTCATGAAGAAGGAATTACGTATTTCATCGGATTAGGAAAATCTACCTTACAAAATTTCGAAATTCAGCAGGTAGCGGCCAAGTTTTCACAGACTCAGAAAGAAAAACTTCAGACCGTTCCTACGTTAACACTCGCTGATTTCTTGAATGAAAAGCAGTTCGAAGAATTTGTAAAAGGGCTATTAATAGGAACTTACAACTACCCTTTTGATAAAAAACATGCTTTTTGGAATGCCAAATTTGAATTACATTTTGAAAATTTAAGCCAGAAAAAATTAGATCATATCAGCCAGAAAGCAGAAGCATTGGTTAACGGACAGACTGCCTGCCAGGACTGGCTCAACAAACCAGCCAATCTTAAAAAACCGGATATCTTAAGTGCGTACCTTAAAAATCTGGCCAAAAAGCATGAATTAAAATACACTGCATTCAACAGAAAAAAATGTGAAGAACTTGGGTTAGGTGCTTATCTTTCTGTCAATCAAGGAAGTGCCTATGATGCAGCTTTCACTATTTTAGAATATAAAACTACCGTAAAAAATGCCAAGACTTTCGGTCTGGTGGGAAAATGCATTCTGTTTGATACGGGAGGAATATCCATAAAAAGCTCTGCCAATCTGCATTATATGAAATCCGATATGGGAGGTGCTACAGCTGTTTTGGGAACATTAATTTACGCTGCTGAAATGAAGCTTCCGGTGAACATCATCGCTGTTCTTCCTATTACCGATAATGCTGTTTCTGAAAAAGCCCTGCTTCCAAGTGATGTCATCACAGCCTACAACGGAAAAACCATTGAAGTGCTTGATACCGATGCGGAAGGCAGACTGATTCTTGCAGACGGATTGTCTTACCTTTCCAAAAACTACAAAACAGATTTCCTGATTGACCTGGCTACTTTAACGGGAAGCTCTGTAAGAATGTTTGGAGATACCTGTGCCGCAATGTTCTCCAATAATGAAGAGTTAAAAAATAACCTGATCAAAACCGGAGACCAAACCAATCAGAGAGTATGGAATCTTCCTTTATGGAATGTCTGGAAAGACGATATTCAGTCTGATGTAGCTGACATGAAAAACATCTCCCTAAAACCTGTAGGAGACTGTATTATCGCAGCAAAATTTTTAGAGCAATTCATTGAAGATCACCCTAAATGGGCTCATCTGGATATTGCCGGAGTAGCCTTTGGAAGTGTAGGATATGCTAAAGAAAAAGCAGCAACAGGTTTTGGAGTTCAACTCCTTGTGGATTTAATTGAAAATTATCACTAA
- a CDS encoding alpha/beta hydrolase → MRFEIHTEEKDDRPVFITGNFNSWNPKDYGFQLKKIDQANYFIEIDDQALPDDIEYKFTKGGWENVELDSYGNITPNRKAKKSVGKTSDSVEKWRLNWGPFKEEYYPTAEVISENFYIPQLDRYRKVWALLPYDYHTTDKRYPVLYLQDAQNLFNEGSGFGNWEIDKKLSILAEYGRGDLIIIAIEHGSEERIKEYIFDNDHVANGSEGKKYIRFIADTLKPFVDENYRTKKDRDNTGIGGSSLGALISIYSGFLYPEVYSKLLIFSPSLWVEPNNNFPMMNFRVPFKTKIYLYGGGQEGSKMVKRIHIFEEYLKKWEEKKLFDFEFKTNINPEGTHNEFYWSQEFPRAIEWLFYDNTENPVEVKPQQQSIKN, encoded by the coding sequence ATGAGGTTTGAAATTCATACAGAAGAAAAAGACGACAGACCGGTATTTATCACCGGAAATTTCAACAGCTGGAATCCTAAAGACTACGGTTTTCAGCTTAAAAAAATTGATCAGGCCAATTACTTTATAGAAATTGATGATCAGGCTCTTCCTGATGATATTGAGTACAAATTCACAAAGGGCGGATGGGAGAATGTAGAATTGGATTCATACGGAAATATCACTCCCAACCGGAAAGCAAAAAAATCGGTGGGTAAAACTTCTGATTCTGTAGAAAAATGGAGATTAAACTGGGGACCCTTCAAAGAAGAATATTACCCTACTGCAGAAGTAATTTCCGAAAACTTTTATATTCCACAGCTGGACCGTTACCGTAAAGTCTGGGCTCTCCTTCCTTACGATTACCATACGACTGATAAACGATATCCTGTTTTATACCTTCAGGATGCACAGAATTTATTTAATGAAGGAAGTGGTTTCGGAAATTGGGAAATTGACAAAAAACTATCTATCCTTGCAGAATATGGGCGTGGTGACCTTATTATTATCGCCATAGAGCATGGCAGCGAGGAAAGAATTAAAGAATATATTTTTGATAATGACCATGTAGCTAACGGTTCTGAAGGAAAAAAATACATCCGCTTTATTGCAGATACTTTAAAACCATTCGTGGATGAAAATTACAGGACTAAAAAAGACCGTGACAATACGGGAATCGGAGGCAGTTCATTAGGCGCACTGATCAGCATCTATAGTGGTTTTCTATACCCTGAAGTCTATTCTAAGCTATTAATCTTCTCTCCTTCTCTTTGGGTAGAACCGAATAACAACTTCCCTATGATGAATTTCAGGGTTCCTTTTAAGACAAAAATTTATCTTTATGGAGGTGGTCAGGAAGGATCCAAAATGGTCAAAAGAATTCATATTTTTGAAGAGTACCTGAAAAAATGGGAAGAGAAAAAGCTTTTTGATTTTGAATTTAAAACCAATATCAATCCTGAAGGTACCCATAATGAGTTTTACTGGTCGCAGGAGTTTCCAAGGGCTATCGAATGGCTGTTTTATGATAATACAGAAAATCCTGTGGAAGTAAAACCACAACAACAAAGCATTAAAAACTAA
- a CDS encoding acetyl-CoA carboxylase biotin carboxylase subunit family protein, with product MEKKTIVCISCYYKGYDFMDEMKKLGNKIILVTSENLKEKNWPWHAIDEVFYMPELKPSVWNLDHLIQGFSHLMKTRKVDAVVALDDYDVEKAALIRETFRIPGMGQTTHRYFRDKLAMRQKAKDSGINVPEFTAVFNDNEVDEFTDRISAPWVLKPRSEASASGIKKITSKEQLYEALETLGEERHLFLLESFKPGDVYHVDSLTFNKKIVFTSASKYLAPPMQVSHEGGVFRSKTLGRYSEDFKALEEINARVLSNFGLINGATHTEFIRGKEDGKWYFLETSSRVGGAHIPDLVEASSSINIWREWAKIEDALLRGNDYSVSPPTGYYSGLIVALIKDKEPNYSSFECEEVVKFLPIDYHVGIVYKSGDASVVQDRLDSAAEIIHADMLNILPPKSNKLSS from the coding sequence ATGGAGAAGAAAACCATTGTGTGTATTTCGTGCTATTACAAAGGCTACGATTTTATGGACGAAATGAAGAAGCTCGGTAATAAAATCATCCTTGTAACCTCCGAAAACCTCAAAGAAAAAAACTGGCCGTGGCATGCTATTGATGAGGTATTCTATATGCCTGAGCTGAAACCTTCCGTATGGAATCTGGACCATCTGATCCAGGGATTTTCCCACCTGATGAAAACCAGAAAAGTAGATGCTGTGGTAGCCTTAGATGATTATGATGTAGAAAAAGCTGCATTGATCAGAGAAACCTTCCGTATTCCCGGAATGGGACAGACGACACACCGTTATTTCAGAGATAAGCTTGCCATGAGACAAAAAGCGAAGGATTCCGGAATCAATGTTCCTGAATTTACAGCTGTATTCAATGATAACGAAGTTGATGAATTTACAGACCGTATTTCTGCACCATGGGTTTTGAAACCCCGTTCAGAAGCCTCTGCATCCGGAATCAAGAAAATAACTTCCAAAGAGCAGCTGTATGAGGCATTGGAAACATTAGGAGAAGAACGTCATCTTTTCTTACTGGAAAGCTTTAAACCCGGAGACGTTTATCATGTAGACAGCCTTACTTTTAATAAAAAAATTGTTTTTACTTCCGCTTCAAAATATCTTGCTCCTCCTATGCAGGTTTCCCATGAAGGCGGAGTATTCCGATCCAAAACTTTAGGAAGATACTCAGAAGATTTTAAAGCACTGGAAGAAATAAATGCCAGAGTTCTTTCCAATTTCGGACTGATTAACGGGGCCACCCATACAGAATTTATCCGTGGGAAAGAAGATGGAAAATGGTATTTCCTTGAAACCTCATCACGAGTTGGTGGTGCTCATATTCCAGATTTGGTAGAAGCTTCAAGCAGCATTAATATCTGGAGAGAATGGGCCAAAATTGAAGATGCCCTTTTGAGAGGAAATGATTACAGTGTTTCTCCGCCTACAGGATACTACTCCGGACTGATTGTTGCCCTGATCAAAGATAAAGAACCCAACTACAGCAGTTTTGAATGTGAAGAGGTGGTAAAATTCCTTCCGATAGACTATCATGTAGGAATTGTTTATAAATCCGGAGATGCCTCCGTTGTACAGGACAGATTAGATTCAGCTGCCGAAATAATTCATGCTGATATGCTGAACATCCTTCCCCCCAAAAGCAACAAATTGAGTTCCTAA
- a CDS encoding carboxylate-amine ligase — translation MHQFTIGIEEEYQIIDVESRDLVSHVSKIIEGGKAVLSENLKHEMHESMIEMETGICQNIQEARAELTNLRRHLINIAHEQGLRVSGGGTHPFSHWSDNNITQGERYIKIVDDMGDVARENLIFGLHVHIGIPNREEGVRIQNVMRYFLPHVYALSTNSPFWIGRYTGFKSYRQEIFVKFPRTGIPSYFNSLAEFDSYVDLLVKTGTIDNAKKIWWDLRVHPFYPTIEFRICDMPLRIDETVCLAAIMQSLVAKIYKLHQQNLSFRSYRRLLLNENKWRASKSGIEAHLIDFGKEESVPYPHLLKELLEFIDDVVDDLGCRHEVEYAWKILENGTGADRQLQIFKETGDLTKVVDYMISETEYGITHGEPAS, via the coding sequence ATGCATCAGTTTACTATTGGAATTGAAGAAGAATATCAGATTATCGATGTGGAAAGCAGAGATCTGGTTTCTCACGTTTCAAAAATCATTGAGGGCGGCAAGGCGGTTTTAAGTGAAAATTTAAAGCATGAAATGCATGAATCCATGATTGAAATGGAAACAGGAATCTGTCAGAATATTCAGGAAGCCAGAGCAGAATTAACAAATTTAAGACGTCACCTCATCAATATCGCCCATGAGCAGGGACTTCGTGTTTCCGGAGGAGGCACACACCCTTTTTCACACTGGTCTGATAACAATATCACTCAGGGAGAAAGATATATAAAAATCGTGGATGATATGGGAGATGTAGCCCGTGAAAATCTTATTTTCGGACTGCATGTTCACATTGGAATTCCCAACCGTGAAGAAGGGGTAAGAATTCAGAATGTCATGCGTTATTTTCTTCCTCACGTATATGCACTTTCTACCAATTCACCTTTCTGGATTGGAAGATATACAGGTTTTAAATCTTACAGACAGGAAATTTTTGTAAAATTCCCAAGAACCGGTATTCCCAGTTATTTTAACTCTCTGGCAGAATTCGACAGTTATGTAGATCTTCTGGTAAAAACAGGAACCATCGACAATGCCAAGAAAATCTGGTGGGATTTACGTGTACATCCATTCTATCCAACAATTGAATTCAGAATCTGCGATATGCCTTTAAGAATTGATGAAACTGTATGTCTTGCTGCCATCATGCAGAGTCTCGTTGCTAAAATTTATAAACTTCATCAGCAAAACCTAAGTTTCAGAAGCTATAGAAGATTGCTGCTGAACGAAAATAAATGGCGGGCCTCCAAAAGTGGTATCGAAGCTCATCTGATCGATTTCGGAAAAGAAGAATCCGTTCCTTATCCTCATTTATTGAAAGAACTTTTAGAGTTTATTGATGATGTGGTAGACGATTTGGGATGTCGTCATGAAGTGGAATATGCATGGAAAATTCTTGAAAACGGAACCGGCGCAGACAGGCAGCTTCAGATCTTTAAAGAAACAGGCGACCTGACAAAAGTCGTTGATTATATGATCTCTGAAACGGAGTACGGCATTACCCACGGCGAACCCGCTTCATAA
- a CDS encoding RimK family alpha-L-glutamate ligase, giving the protein MTKKVGILFGMEDTFPWAFIDKVNELGGGDIIAEPVNIDKLEQGADYGYAVIIDRISQDVPFYRAYLKNAALNGTYVINNPFWWSADEKFFNNALMSKLGIPLPKTVLLPSHERPDNTSETSFRNLKFPHDWEYIFNYVGFPAYMKPHDGGGWKNVYRVENPDDLWSKLGETEQLVMMVQEEIIFDDYYRVYCLGRKYVHIMPYEPRNAPHLRYATTHQTQGEELEKLLKTIHDYTITMNEALGYDFNTVEFAVRDGIPYAIDFCNPAPDADRNSVGEENFAWIIEHAAKLAIEKAKEYVPGKPNITWGTFVKNSIK; this is encoded by the coding sequence ATGACAAAAAAAGTAGGAATTCTTTTCGGTATGGAAGACACTTTTCCCTGGGCATTTATAGACAAAGTGAATGAACTGGGAGGTGGAGACATCATAGCTGAACCCGTTAACATTGACAAACTGGAGCAGGGAGCAGATTATGGCTATGCAGTGATCATCGACAGAATTTCGCAGGACGTTCCCTTTTACAGAGCTTACCTGAAAAATGCAGCTCTTAACGGCACTTATGTAATTAACAATCCTTTTTGGTGGAGTGCTGACGAGAAATTCTTCAACAATGCTCTGATGTCCAAACTTGGCATTCCGCTTCCTAAAACAGTTCTGCTTCCGTCTCATGAAAGACCGGATAATACTTCTGAAACTTCATTCAGAAACCTGAAATTTCCTCATGACTGGGAATACATCTTCAATTATGTAGGATTTCCTGCGTATATGAAACCTCATGACGGAGGTGGCTGGAAAAACGTTTACAGAGTAGAAAATCCGGATGATCTTTGGAGTAAACTAGGAGAAACAGAACAGCTGGTGATGATGGTACAGGAGGAAATTATCTTCGATGATTATTACAGAGTGTACTGCCTGGGCAGGAAATATGTTCACATCATGCCTTATGAACCCAGAAATGCCCCTCATTTGAGATATGCCACTACACATCAGACTCAAGGGGAAGAGCTTGAAAAGCTATTGAAAACCATTCATGATTACACCATTACTATGAATGAGGCTCTTGGATATGATTTTAATACGGTAGAGTTTGCTGTAAGAGATGGTATTCCTTATGCCATTGACTTCTGCAACCCAGCTCCGGATGCAGACCGAAATTCTGTAGGAGAAGAAAATTTTGCATGGATCATAGAGCACGCCGCAAAACTGGCTATTGAAAAAGCTAAAGAATATGTTCCGGGGAAACCTAATATTACTTGGGGAACCTTTGTGAAAAATTCCATAAAATAA